The Arachis hypogaea cultivar Tifrunner chromosome 16, arahy.Tifrunner.gnm2.J5K5, whole genome shotgun sequence genome contains a region encoding:
- the LOC112758820 gene encoding transcription factor JAMYB: MEANKKNKVKKLGSGSIEEEEVENDKGMIRKGPWSVEEDVILSNYVATHGDGRWNALARSAGLKRSGKSCRLRWLNYLRPDVRRGNITLHEQITILDLHSRWGNRWSKIAEHLPGRTDNEIKNYWRTRVSKQARQLNCDVNSKIFRDALRYVWMPLLQERLQSNSQMEHPNATQAYSSDSSSSASLGIQQFCSESDQQVMSNHGVLVHSIVEDEPGICPSMNNETFEYTNIPLGDSGDLMLESLCNNDDNIYGFCHDFVMTLE; encoded by the exons ATGGAAGCTAATAAGAAGAATAAGGTAAAGAAATTAGGATCAGGCagtatagaagaagaagaagtggagaATGATAAAGGTATGATAAGAAAAGGTCCATGGAGCGTTGAAGAAGACGTGATTCTGAGCAATTACGTGGCCACTCATGGTGATGGTCGCTGGAACGCCCTCGCCCGCTCTGCAG GACTTAAGAGGTCCGGGAAAAGTTGCAGGTTGAGATGGCTAAATTATCTTCGTCCTGATGTTCGCCGCGGAAACATCACACTCCACGAACAAATCACCATTCTTGATCTTCATTCACGCTGGGGAAATAG ATGGTCAAAAATTGCGGAGCACTTGCCAGGAAGAACGGACAATGAGATAAAGAATTATTGGAGGACCAGAGTGAGTAAGCAGGCAAGGCAACTCAACTGTGACGTCAATAGCAAAATATTCAGGGACGCCTTGCGTTATGTTTGGATGCCTCTTTTGCAAGAGCGACTTCAATCGAACTCGCAAATGGAGCATCCAAACGCAACACAAGCCTACTCCTCGGACTCATCATCATCAGCATCCCTTGGCATACAACAATTCTGTTCTGAATCTGATCAACAAGTGATGAGTAATCATGGTGTTTTGGTGCATAGTATTGTTGAAGATGAGCCCGGAATATGCCCGAGTATGAATAACGAAACGTTTGAATATACCAATATACCCTTGGGGGATAGTGGGGACTTAATGCTGGAGAGTTTGTGCAACAACGATGACAACATATATGGCTTCTGTCACGACTTTGTCATGACCTTGGAATAA